CAATATTCCATTAATTAACCTTTGAATTTCATCTAAATTAAAATAAGTTTCACGACAAAGTGAAAAAGACTATTGGTCACATAGCAAGCTTGAGTTACCATTTCGGCCTGCACACAGCGCAATTTTTCATTCAGGTAATTTCATGTCTCAACAACAATACAATCTTATCGTCGTACTTGGTGCGACCGCATCGGGGAAAACACGTTTAGGTGTCGATCTGGCAAAACAATTAAACGGGGAAGTAATCTCGGGTGATTCTCGACAGGTATATACTGGTTTAGATATTGGGTCAGGCAAAGATTTAGCTGAATATGGCGAGGTACCTTATCATTTAATTGATATTATCGGACCCGGTAAAGAATATAACGCCTTTCAATTTCAACGTGATTTCTTCAAGGTATTTAAAGACATTAACCAACGCGGTAAATTACCACTCCTTGTCGGCGGTACCGGTCTATATATAGATGCGGTGGTTGCTGGTTATGAATTTGTGCATGTCGATAAAAATATTAGCCAGCGTGAACAGTTTTCAGACATGGCACTCGAAGCCGTACAACAAATCTTATTTGAGTTAGACAGCGATGCGTATCAAGCAACCGATATTACCGTGCGACCACGCTTATACCGCGCCATTGAAATAGCCCAGCATGCTACATCACTAACCACGCCTGCGGCTAAAGCCCCTCTACCTGATATCAAACCACTCTATTTTGGGATCAAATGGGAACGAAATGTATTACGCCAACGTATTACCCTACGTTTAAAAGAACGCTTAGAAAACGGCATGATAGAAGAAGTTAAAGGCTTATTAGCGCAAGGTGTAACACATGAAAAATTAGAATACTTTGGCCTTGAATATCGCTTTGTCAGTCAGTATGTTGCAGGGAAGATTAGTTATGAGGACATGTTTGATAAACTCAATGTCGCGATCCATAAATACGCCAAACGCCAAGATACTTGGTTTAGAAGGATGGAACGTAACGGGGCTAAAATACATTGGTTGGATGGTACCAAAGATATCAATGAACAAGCTCAACATGTACTGAGTCAATTTAATCAAGTCTAACTAGATATTAACCATAAATTCTAAGCATAAAAAAGCCACACCGAACGGGTGTGGCTTCTTATCTTATTAGCTTAAATATTTATTAACTAAATTCTTATTATTTAGTTACTTGATGCTCTGGATTATATTTATCCATTACCACTGCACAAACAGCATCACCAGTAATATTCAATGCGGTACGCACCATATCAAAGATACGGTCTAACGCGAACAATAGTGGTAAACCTTCGATTGGGATGCCCGCAGCCAATAATACTGCAACAACAAGGAAAGACGGCCCAGGAACACCCGCTTGACCAATCGCACCTAATGTCGATGTGAAGATAATCGCAGCGTAAGCAGCCATACCTAATTCAACATTAAACATTTGCGCAAAAAACACAGCTACTAGGCCGTAATAAATGGCATTACCACTCATGTTGATCGTCGCACCTAACGGCAATACAAACGATGCCGTTGAGTTAGCAATTTTTAATTCTTTTTCACATACTTCCAATGTCACTGGCAATGTCGCCATTGATGACGCCGTCGATAATGCTAACGCTTGTGGTTTCTTCATCGCAGACATGAATTTCAGTACTGGCGTATCAGAGAAGAATTTCACAACAAGAGGGTAGAATATAAAGCCATAGATAATAATCGCAGCAATATAAACAACAAATAGTTTCATTACCACAGCTAGCGCGCTAAAACCAAACGTACCAACCGATTCCGCCATCAGACCAAATACACCAATAGGGGC
This Moritella sp. 5 DNA region includes the following protein-coding sequences:
- the miaA gene encoding tRNA (adenosine(37)-N6)-dimethylallyltransferase MiaA, whose translation is MSQQQYNLIVVLGATASGKTRLGVDLAKQLNGEVISGDSRQVYTGLDIGSGKDLAEYGEVPYHLIDIIGPGKEYNAFQFQRDFFKVFKDINQRGKLPLLVGGTGLYIDAVVAGYEFVHVDKNISQREQFSDMALEAVQQILFELDSDAYQATDITVRPRLYRAIEIAQHATSLTTPAAKAPLPDIKPLYFGIKWERNVLRQRITLRLKERLENGMIEEVKGLLAQGVTHEKLEYFGLEYRFVSQYVAGKISYEDMFDKLNVAIHKYAKRQDTWFRRMERNGAKIHWLDGTKDINEQAQHVLSQFNQV
- a CDS encoding dicarboxylate/amino acid:cation symporter, translated to MIIGAAVGAFMGEGAAIFAPLGALFINLIKMLVIPLVAVSIIAGAANLGDSPSAGKIGVGTFVFFMLTSAIAVALALVMGTVFEPGVGVDFSQNTVGLVAVTAEQGALPGVFETIIGMIPTNVFSALTSGNILQILVFSIFFGIALTKVERKRAKPIMDGLNTIIDAFVWMINCVMIIAPIGVFGLMAESVGTFGFSALAVVMKLFVVYIAAIIIYGFIFYPLVVKFFSDTPVLKFMSAMKKPQALALSTASSMATLPVTLEVCEKELKIANSTASFVLPLGATINMSGNAIYYGLVAVFFAQMFNVELGMAAYAAIIFTSTLGAIGQAGVPGPSFLVVAVLLAAGIPIEGLPLLFALDRIFDMVRTALNITGDAVCAVVMDKYNPEHQVTK